In Armatimonadota bacterium, a single genomic region encodes these proteins:
- a CDS encoding GyrI-like domain-containing protein gives MSAPVIVELPAKRVVGCVVISSMDPNLCPSAWDMFVPRMSEVNVEGECFGVARWDYPGLSEGYFAYIAAFESSMNPPEGMEAWDVPSGQYARVEVPNLEAIRSTIDWFHGEWLPASGFAKGSGPYLELYPETFPASPEFSLLFSVE, from the coding sequence ATGAGTGCTCCGGTCATCGTCGAATTGCCTGCCAAACGAGTCGTCGGGTGCGTCGTCATCTCTAGTATGGACCCCAATCTGTGTCCAAGTGCCTGGGATATGTTCGTGCCCCGAATGTCGGAAGTCAATGTTGAAGGGGAGTGCTTTGGCGTCGCTCGGTGGGATTATCCGGGGTTATCCGAAGGGTACTTTGCGTACATTGCTGCTTTCGAGTCTTCTATGAATCCTCCCGAAGGAATGGAAGCATGGGACGTTCCGAGCGGCCAGTATGCGCGGGTCGAGGTGCCAAATCTCGAAGCGATTCGGTCGACCATTGATTGGTTCCACGGAGAGTGGCTGCCGGCGAGTGGGTTCGCGAAGGGTTCTGGACCGTATTTGGAGTTGTATCCAGAAACTTTTCCGGCCTCACCCGAGTTCAGCCTCCTGTTCTCGGTTGAGTAG
- the gatA gene encoding Asp-tRNA(Asn)/Glu-tRNA(Gln) amidotransferase subunit GatA, protein MSITSLTAVEIAAKLRSKEVSAVDVATAFLDRIAAEDSKYGAFLAVDRDRALGEAAAAQGRIDSGDASLLTGIPVAVKDNMSSEGIETTCASKILKGYVPPFDATVIEKLKAQGAVILGKTNLDEFAMGSSTETSAYKFAHNPWDITRTPGGSSGGSAAAVAADLAPLSLGSDTGGSIRLPASFTGTVGYKPTYGRCSRYGLVAFASSLDQIGPITKTVEDAAILAEATTGHDERDATSNPAPPVSARDLKNGSLKGLKLAFPREMYGEGTDPEVQKAVEASLEALRREGASVDEISIPSIPLGVTTYYIIAPAEASSNLARFDGVRYGPRSEGQGHIDVVAKTRAEGFGHEVKARIMIGTYALSAGYYDAFYLRAQQVRAMMTQQFLEAFQSYDFIVSPTAPVVAFKLGDLSQDPMQMKMLDYCTIPANMGGMPGISIPCGFAHGLPVGLQLMGAPMEDERMLQAAYCAEQLFAVSPKRPPAL, encoded by the coding sequence ATGTCGATAACATCGCTTACCGCCGTTGAGATCGCCGCAAAGTTGCGTTCAAAAGAAGTTTCTGCAGTGGACGTCGCCACTGCATTCTTAGATCGCATTGCTGCGGAGGATTCGAAATACGGAGCTTTCTTGGCGGTCGATCGAGATCGTGCGTTGGGCGAAGCCGCCGCTGCCCAAGGACGGATTGATTCGGGAGACGCTTCCCTACTTACCGGGATTCCGGTCGCCGTGAAGGACAACATGTCCTCCGAAGGAATTGAAACGACATGTGCGTCGAAGATTCTCAAGGGCTACGTTCCTCCCTTTGACGCTACTGTTATTGAAAAGCTGAAAGCCCAAGGTGCGGTGATTCTTGGCAAGACGAACTTGGATGAGTTCGCGATGGGTTCTTCCACCGAAACCTCTGCATACAAATTTGCCCACAATCCGTGGGATATCACTCGAACTCCGGGGGGGTCTTCTGGCGGTTCGGCGGCGGCAGTTGCCGCAGATTTGGCGCCTCTATCTTTAGGTTCGGATACGGGAGGTTCGATTCGGCTCCCAGCATCATTCACCGGAACGGTTGGCTACAAGCCAACCTACGGCAGATGTTCTCGGTACGGACTGGTCGCATTTGCATCTTCGCTCGACCAAATTGGGCCGATCACTAAGACGGTGGAAGACGCCGCGATCCTGGCTGAAGCCACCACTGGGCACGACGAGCGAGATGCAACTTCCAACCCCGCCCCGCCAGTTTCTGCGCGAGACCTCAAAAACGGTTCTCTAAAGGGTCTCAAACTGGCTTTCCCTCGGGAAATGTACGGCGAAGGCACCGATCCAGAGGTTCAGAAGGCGGTCGAGGCGTCACTGGAGGCACTGAGGCGAGAGGGGGCATCCGTCGACGAGATTTCGATACCTTCGATCCCTCTCGGGGTCACCACGTACTACATCATCGCTCCTGCGGAGGCTTCCTCAAACCTTGCTCGGTTCGACGGAGTCCGGTACGGTCCTCGATCGGAGGGTCAGGGGCACATTGACGTTGTCGCCAAAACTCGCGCTGAAGGCTTTGGGCACGAAGTCAAAGCCCGAATCATGATCGGCACTTACGCCTTGAGTGCTGGGTATTACGACGCCTTCTACCTGCGCGCTCAGCAGGTCCGGGCGATGATGACGCAGCAGTTCTTGGAGGCCTTCCAAAGCTACGACTTTATCGTCTCACCAACTGCGCCGGTCGTTGCCTTCAAGCTCGGCGACCTTAGCCAGGATCCGATGCAGATGAAGATGCTTGACTACTGCACCATCCCTGCCAACATGGGCGGCATGCCCGGAATCTCCATTCCGTGCGGCTTCGCCCACGGGCTTCCTGTCGGATTACAACTGATGGGTGCACCGATGGAAGATGAGCGGATGCTTCAGGCGGCCTATTGCGCCGAGCAACTGTTCGCAGTGAGCCCGAAGCGACCACCAGCTCTCTAA
- a CDS encoding ACP phosphodiesterase, whose translation MNLLAHAVLSPNEPLIRLGNFAADFLSRPEEQAMVGPLAAGVRLHRHIDSFTDKHPVVQRAMLRLTGFQRFANPIVDVYFDHFLVNNWPLDESVESYVWTLHAEILEHIHELPPQSQLILRRMIQDEWLLSYFDFAGLRTTFRRMEKRILHNSQRAVDMVGAVALLESHYSQFEQDFQEFWPELWQSAQEQIATG comes from the coding sequence ATGAATCTCCTCGCCCACGCCGTCCTCTCGCCAAACGAGCCACTGATTCGTCTCGGAAACTTCGCCGCCGACTTCCTCTCTCGCCCCGAGGAGCAAGCCATGGTGGGCCCCCTGGCGGCGGGTGTTCGGCTACACCGGCATATCGACTCGTTCACCGACAAGCATCCCGTCGTCCAAAGAGCGATGCTACGCCTCACCGGATTCCAGCGATTCGCAAATCCGATTGTTGACGTGTATTTCGATCACTTTTTGGTCAACAATTGGCCCCTAGACGAGTCCGTGGAATCCTACGTCTGGACTCTTCACGCGGAAATCTTGGAACACATCCATGAGTTGCCCCCACAATCCCAATTAATCCTGCGCCGGATGATCCAAGACGAATGGCTCCTCAGCTACTTCGACTTCGCGGGTCTACGAACAACTTTTCGGCGAATGGAAAAACGAATCCTCCACAATTCCCAGCGCGCCGTTGACATGGTCGGAGCAGTTGCGTTACTCGAATCCCACTATTCCCAGTTCGAGCAAGATTTTCAAGAGTTCTGGCCCGAGCTTTGGCAATCCGCTCAGGAACAAATAGCCACTGGCTGA
- a CDS encoding Gfo/Idh/MocA family oxidoreductase gives MAEVRFGLIGVGGFARYRVANLLKVKGASVVAMADTSADNIAAMKAAHPQSAGAAEYSDYQDLLKDSNVDAVMIMTPHTLHAQQIVDSLEAGKHACVEKPMVCTVADAHRVIAAQRASGKVGMVSYQRHFDSIYRKIKGMIDSGEAGEIQFIAGLSCQEWKVACAGTWRHDPALSGGGQLNDTGSHFVDIMLWVTGLQAETVSAVGDNRGLQVDIDSALAIKFKNGAVGNISIIGDSTNWHEDMTIMGTKLGFFVRGGKLTVRNLAKDRIVYEETYGGSTPDQHFFDCITQGIPCESGFECGLEVIRLTEAAWKSMEAGGAMVKVADLG, from the coding sequence ATGGCAGAAGTGCGATTTGGACTGATCGGGGTTGGTGGGTTTGCAAGGTATCGCGTGGCGAACCTGCTGAAGGTGAAGGGCGCAAGCGTGGTCGCGATGGCGGATACTTCGGCGGATAACATTGCAGCGATGAAAGCGGCGCATCCGCAGAGCGCGGGGGCGGCGGAATACTCGGACTATCAGGATTTGCTGAAAGATTCGAACGTGGATGCGGTCATGATCATGACTCCGCACACGCTCCATGCTCAACAGATCGTGGATTCATTGGAAGCTGGAAAGCATGCTTGCGTGGAGAAACCGATGGTTTGCACCGTCGCCGACGCGCATCGCGTCATCGCCGCACAAAGGGCGAGCGGCAAAGTCGGTATGGTTTCCTACCAACGGCACTTTGATTCGATCTATCGCAAGATCAAGGGCATGATCGACAGCGGCGAAGCTGGCGAAATTCAGTTCATTGCGGGCCTGAGCTGCCAAGAGTGGAAGGTTGCTTGCGCGGGGACTTGGCGACATGACCCGGCACTGAGCGGTGGCGGACAACTGAACGACACTGGTTCGCACTTTGTTGATATCATGCTTTGGGTCACCGGGTTACAGGCCGAGACGGTTTCGGCGGTTGGAGATAATCGTGGGCTTCAGGTCGACATTGATTCGGCACTTGCGATTAAGTTTAAGAACGGCGCGGTGGGCAACATCTCGATCATTGGTGATTCAACGAACTGGCACGAGGATATGACGATCATGGGTACCAAGCTTGGCTTCTTCGTACGCGGTGGAAAACTGACCGTGCGAAATCTCGCCAAGGATCGGATCGTTTACGAAGAGACCTACGGCGGCTCGACCCCGGACCAGCACTTCTTCGACTGCATCACCCAGGGAATCCCTTGTGAAAGTGGTTTCGAGTGTGGTCTCGAGGTCATTCGCCTCACCGAAGCTGCCTGGAAGTCGATGGAAGCGGGTGGGGCGATGGTCAAAGTCGCCGATTTGGGATAA
- the gatC gene encoding Asp-tRNA(Asn)/Glu-tRNA(Gln) amidotransferase subunit GatC, whose product MAISLDEVRHVAKLARLDLDEPEMMSLQTELNALIGHFSDIQAVDFGGINPKLHASNLTNVWAEDVPRTSFKRELALKNAPMSKAGLFLVPMIIED is encoded by the coding sequence ATGGCGATTTCGCTTGATGAAGTAAGGCATGTAGCAAAACTCGCTCGTTTGGATCTCGACGAGCCTGAAATGATGTCGCTTCAAACCGAGCTGAACGCGCTGATCGGACACTTTTCTGATATTCAAGCGGTTGATTTTGGCGGGATTAACCCTAAACTTCATGCTTCTAACCTCACTAATGTCTGGGCCGAAGATGTCCCGCGCACATCCTTCAAACGCGAACTCGCCCTCAAAAACGCCCCAATGAGCAAGGCAGGCCTGTTCCTCGTCCCCATGATCATTGAGGATTGA